The SAR324 cluster bacterium nucleotide sequence TGGCATCTACTCAGGCATGCGAACAGAAGAAATCTGCAAACTCAGAGTGGATGAAGTTCAGCAAGAGGAAGGCATCTGGTTCTTTGACATCAAGGGGAGAGTAAAGACGAAGAACAGTGTGCGTAGAGTACCGATTCACAAGCAGTTGATAGAACTGGGCCTGCTGAAGTACATGGAGATTGTTGCCAAACAAGGAGAGGAACGATTGTTTTGGAGTTTGCCTGTCATCAACGAGAAATATTCCAAGACAGTCAGCAAGTTCTTCAATGACAGTTATTTGAAGAAGGTTGGAGTCTATGAACCCAACATCAAGATTCTCTACAGTACGAGGCATACCTTCATCACCAGAGCAAAGGTCAATGGAGTGGAGGATGCGTTGTTGAAGAAGTTAGTAGGACATGAACAGGAGTTCACCCAGAAGCACTACGCAGCGAATATGTTTGACTTAGCAATGCTGCAGAAGGGAATCAATCGTGTGGAGTATCCGAGTTTGGATGTGAAGGAATTAAGAGTGAGGTGGGATAGGAGATTGGTGGTGGAGAGGAAGAAGTGAAGGGGCAATATCGTATACTTTGACACTGGCATGTCCTCAACAAATTAGTTCTCTTGTTGACGATGAGGAGCCATAGGAGCACACTTAATCTACTCAAAAACACCTAGCAAGAATCCTGTAGACATTACTGATGCATATCATCTCTCGTAAGCGACTCAACGACTTTGCTGCCCTGCACCCTGATGCTAAATCTGCTTTGGCTCATTGGTATCAAGCATTCAAAAAACAGAGATTTGAGTCCTTTGTAGAATTAAGACAAATCTTTCCACAGGCAGACCAAGTTGGAAAATTGACTGTGTTCAATAATGGAGGCAATAAGGTCAGACTGATTGCTGCAGTCCACTACAACAGCAAAAAAATTTACATTCGCTCAGTTCTGACTCATGAGGAATACAATAGAGGGAAATGGAAGGAGTAATCATGGAAATCACAGCATCTCAAGTTCAGCAAAGCTGGGGAAATCTTGCTTCTATGGTTTTCGTGCCCCATCGTGAAGAAGATTATCAGCGGTTGGTTGAAGTACTGGACAGATTGATTGACTTGGTTGGTGAGGATGAGTCTCACCCTTTGGCTTCCATGATGGAAGTAGTTGGTGTGCTAGTTGCCAAGTACGAAGAGGAATATGTCCCTGAGTTGGAAGAGGACACTGTAGCCTGAAAAAGTAGACCACCTCGTGACTTAATTACTAGAGAATTCAAGCTCCAACTCTTCACGAGGTAAACTACCTCCAGACTGGGAAATATATAGTCTAGAGCGATTTTTCAGGTCATTTTTTTACATCAAATCCGTATGCCTATCGCTAGCTCCAAAGCATCCTCATTCTCTACCCCAAGATATCTAGATGTGTTGGCAACTGACTGATGTCCCATCAGTCTACGCACAGCTTCAATGTTCTGTGTCTTCTTGAAAATCACACTTGCCTTGGTCTTGTGAGAGTTCTGTCTGTAGTAGGTTAGTTGAGAGAAAAAGGCTGTTAGTGCTAACAGTGGTAACCACAGCACTGATTGAAGTGATGGAACAATCGTATTATGACACTGCTATTTTGTGATTGATGTGGAGAGATCTTCAGAAAATCTGATAAATTGTCTATTTGTTCATAAAAAATTGTCTTGTTACATATTCTTTTCAGATAATTGAAT carries:
- a CDS encoding site-specific integrase; the protein is SNITKSTVLFHQVCCEDFVGWVRDMPVTEVTKAVVRKYLEMQKQLPAQRKKNPRYAKKTIEQILKMKSVEPQSITNINKKVSYLKQFFKWLVYRFDEIGSNPFDGMNLANKAQVVERGHFTDRDLQRILGKDYLSSTVHRVDKESRFYIKHGVNYYWAFLIGIYSGMRTEEICKLRVDEVQQEEGIWFFDIKGRVKTKNSVRRVPIHKQLIELGLLKYMEIVAKQGEERLFWSLPVINEKYSKTVSKFFNDSYLKKVGVYEPNIKILYSTRHTFITRAKVNGVEDALLKKLVGHEQEFTQKHYAANMFDLAMLQKGINRVEYPSLDVKELRVRWDRRLVVERKK
- a CDS encoding type II toxin-antitoxin system HigB family toxin yields the protein MHIISRKRLNDFAALHPDAKSALAHWYQAFKKQRFESFVELRQIFPQADQVGKLTVFNNGGNKVRLIAAVHYNSKKIYIRSVLTHEEYNRGKWKE